One window from the genome of Echinicola vietnamensis DSM 17526 encodes:
- the cysM gene encoding cysteine synthase CysM, with the protein MKLFELIGNTPLVELEHIPTNPNVKIYCKLEGQNPGGSVKDRAAYSMIKRAMDRGDLKQGDRVVEATSGNTGIALAMIAKVLGVEMTLIMPDNSTRERVVSMEAYGAKVILTPAAKTIEYSRTLAEEMAKNEGYYILNQFANPDNYQAHYEGTGPEIMRDTNGEITHFVSAMGTTGTIMGVSRYLKEQKPAVQIVGTQPTDGSSIPGIRRWSPEFLPKIYDASRVDQIIDVSQEEATEMTRRMAKEEGILAGMSSGGALHAAVKLAESLDSGVIVCITCDRGDRYLSSDLFG; encoded by the coding sequence ATGAAATTATTTGAGTTGATCGGCAATACACCGCTTGTCGAACTTGAGCATATTCCTACCAACCCCAACGTCAAAATCTACTGTAAGCTGGAGGGGCAAAACCCTGGAGGCAGTGTGAAAGACCGTGCTGCCTATAGCATGATCAAGAGGGCCATGGACCGCGGAGATCTCAAACAAGGTGACCGGGTAGTCGAAGCCACCAGTGGCAATACAGGCATAGCCCTTGCCATGATCGCCAAAGTCCTTGGTGTGGAGATGACCTTGATCATGCCAGACAATTCAACTCGGGAGCGGGTCGTGTCGATGGAGGCATATGGGGCGAAAGTCATCTTGACTCCTGCTGCCAAAACGATTGAATACTCCAGGACATTGGCGGAGGAAATGGCCAAGAACGAGGGATATTATATCCTCAACCAGTTTGCCAATCCAGATAATTATCAAGCGCATTATGAGGGGACAGGTCCGGAAATCATGCGCGACACCAATGGGGAAATCACGCATTTCGTGTCGGCGATGGGCACTACAGGGACCATTATGGGGGTTTCCAGGTACCTCAAAGAACAAAAGCCAGCTGTTCAAATTGTCGGAACCCAACCGACAGATGGTTCCAGCATTCCGGGGATCAGGAGGTGGTCGCCCGAGTTTTTGCCCAAGATTTATGATGCTTCCCGGGTGGATCAAATCATCGATGTGAGTCAGGAGGAAGCTACTGAGATGACCCGGAGAATGGCCAAAGAAGAAGGAATTCTTGCCGGGATGAGCAGTGGAGGAGCCTTGCATGCTGCGGTGAAGCTAGCCGAGTCACTCGATTCAGGGGTGATTGTTTGTATCACCTGTGACCGTGGTGACCGGTATTTGAGTTCGGATTTGTTTGGGTGA
- the eno gene encoding phosphopyruvate hydratase, with the protein MTLITAIHARQILDSRGNPTVEVDVATESGAFGRAAVPSGASTGVNEAVELRDGDKSKYLGKGVLEAVKNVNEIIQPELIGQSVFDQRGIDELMIQLDGTDTKSKLGANAILGVSLAVAKAAADDLGLPLFRYVGGVNAKTLPVPMMNIINGGSHSDAPIAFQEFMIRPVGAPNFSEAMRMGAEIFHNLKKILHDKGLSTAVGDEGGFAPNFSGGTEEALNCILDAISKAGYKPGDDVTIALDCAASEFFEDGKYNYKKFEGDTGVERNREEQVAYLAELTEKYPIDSIEDGCGEEDWEGWAMLTAKIGDKVQLVGDDLFVTNVKFLQRGIEEKSANSILIKVNQIGTLTETLEAIDLAHKAGFTAVMSHRSGETEDSTIADLAVACNTGQIKTGSASRSDRMSKYNQLLRIEELLGDTAYFPKK; encoded by the coding sequence ATGACTTTGATTACAGCAATTCATGCTAGACAAATTTTAGATTCTAGGGGCAACCCTACCGTGGAAGTAGATGTCGCTACTGAAAGCGGTGCTTTTGGAAGGGCAGCTGTGCCGAGTGGTGCTTCTACCGGTGTCAATGAGGCCGTTGAGCTTCGTGATGGCGATAAGAGCAAATACTTGGGTAAAGGTGTCTTGGAAGCTGTGAAAAATGTAAATGAAATCATCCAACCAGAACTGATCGGACAGTCTGTTTTTGATCAGAGAGGTATCGATGAATTGATGATCCAGCTGGATGGTACTGATACGAAATCCAAATTGGGCGCCAATGCGATCTTGGGTGTTTCTTTGGCAGTGGCTAAAGCAGCAGCCGATGACTTGGGCTTGCCATTGTTCAGGTATGTGGGGGGTGTGAATGCAAAGACACTTCCAGTACCGATGATGAACATCATCAATGGCGGTTCTCACTCTGATGCACCGATCGCATTCCAAGAGTTTATGATCCGTCCTGTGGGGGCACCAAACTTCTCAGAAGCCATGAGGATGGGAGCTGAGATTTTCCATAACCTTAAGAAAATCCTTCATGACAAAGGCCTCAGCACTGCTGTGGGTGATGAAGGAGGTTTTGCGCCTAACTTCTCAGGCGGAACGGAAGAAGCACTTAACTGCATCTTGGATGCCATTTCCAAGGCTGGATACAAACCAGGTGACGATGTGACCATCGCGCTTGATTGTGCTGCTTCTGAGTTCTTCGAAGATGGAAAATACAATTATAAGAAATTTGAAGGCGATACCGGCGTCGAAAGAAATAGAGAAGAGCAAGTAGCCTATCTTGCTGAGCTAACCGAAAAATACCCAATCGACTCCATCGAAGATGGTTGCGGTGAAGAGGACTGGGAAGGCTGGGCGATGCTTACTGCCAAAATCGGTGACAAGGTACAGCTAGTAGGTGATGACCTTTTCGTAACCAATGTGAAATTCCTTCAGAGAGGTATCGAAGAGAAATCTGCCAACTCTATCCTGATCAAAGTAAACCAAATCGGTACATTGACGGAGACCTTGGAAGCAATTGATTTGGCTCACAAGGCTGGATTTACTGCTGTGATGTCCCACAGATCAGGTGAGACCGAAGACAGTACCATTGCTGACCTTGCAGTAGCTTGCAACACTGGACAGATCAAAACCGGTTCTGCTTCCCGTTCTGACAGAATGTCCAAGTACAACCAGCTTTTGAGAATCGAAGAGCTTTTAGGCGACACCGCCTATTTCCCTAAGAAATAA
- the rpsM gene encoding 30S ribosomal protein S13: MARIAGVDIPDNKRGEIGLTYIFGIGRSSAKAILTKAGISFDKKAGEWTDDESTAIRNIIAEEFKTEGVLKSEVQLNIKRLMDIGCYRGLRHRKGLPVRGQKTKNNARTRKGKRKTVANKKKATK; this comes from the coding sequence ATGGCTAGAATTGCAGGTGTTGACATTCCCGACAACAAGCGCGGGGAAATAGGCTTGACCTATATCTTCGGAATAGGCAGAAGCTCTGCTAAAGCGATCCTAACGAAAGCAGGAATATCGTTTGATAAAAAGGCCGGAGAGTGGACAGATGATGAATCTACCGCAATCAGGAATATCATTGCTGAGGAGTTCAAAACAGAAGGTGTTTTGAAGTCAGAGGTTCAGTTGAACATTAAGAGATTGATGGATATCGGTTGTTACAGAGGTCTTCGACACAGAAAAGGTCTTCCAGTAAGGGGACAGAAGACAAAGAACAACGCTAGAACTAGAAAAGGTAAGAGAAAGACTGTTGCTAACAAGAAGAAGGCAACCAAATAA
- the map gene encoding type I methionyl aminopeptidase, whose product MIHYKTSEEVQLIKESAQILGKAHGEVAKLVKAGVTTSQLDKVAEEFIRDHGGVPSFKGYNGFPASLCISVNEVVVHGFPSDYVLKDGDIISIDCGVFHQGFHSDSAYTYPVGEVSPKVLSLLKNTKESLYLGIEKAVFGNRIGDIGNAIQKFVEARGYTVVRELVGHGVGKSLHESPEVPNYGKKGSGPLLKDGMVIAIEPMVNLGTRNVVQERDGWTIRTADRKPSAHYEHTIAIFEDRTEVLTTHQYIEENFKF is encoded by the coding sequence ATGATACACTATAAGACTTCAGAAGAAGTCCAGTTAATTAAAGAAAGTGCTCAAATATTAGGCAAGGCTCACGGAGAAGTGGCCAAACTTGTAAAGGCAGGGGTAACGACCTCACAGCTTGACAAGGTAGCCGAAGAATTTATAAGGGATCACGGAGGTGTACCTTCCTTTAAAGGTTACAATGGTTTTCCCGCTTCACTTTGTATTTCCGTGAACGAAGTAGTAGTTCACGGTTTTCCTAGTGATTATGTTTTGAAAGATGGCGATATAATCTCAATAGATTGTGGAGTCTTTCACCAAGGTTTTCATAGCGATTCCGCTTATACTTACCCTGTCGGTGAAGTTTCCCCAAAAGTATTGTCATTGCTCAAAAACACCAAGGAGTCATTGTACCTAGGTATTGAAAAGGCTGTTTTTGGAAATCGAATTGGAGATATCGGTAATGCCATTCAAAAGTTTGTCGAGGCCCGTGGTTATACGGTGGTCAGAGAACTCGTCGGACACGGAGTAGGCAAAAGCCTCCATGAATCTCCAGAGGTACCCAATTACGGTAAAAAAGGTAGTGGTCCTTTGCTAAAAGATGGTATGGTCATCGCGATCGAGCCCATGGTGAATCTGGGAACCCGGAATGTCGTTCAGGAGAGAGATGGATGGACGATCAGGACGGCAGACCGAAAGCCCTCGGCGCATTACGAACATACCATAGCGATCTTTGAGGATCGGACAGAAGTACTTACTACGCATCAATACATAGAAGAAAACTTTAAATTCTAA
- the rpsK gene encoding 30S ribosomal protein S11, with amino-acid sequence MAQRRNDKAKGKKRVVKVEAVGQAHIKASFNNIIISITNNSGQVISWASAGKMGFRGSKKNTPYAAQMAAQNCGQVAYDLGLRKIEVFVKGPGSGRESAIRTLQNVGLDVTTIIDVTPLPHNGCRPPKRRRV; translated from the coding sequence ATGGCTCAAAGAAGAAACGATAAAGCGAAAGGAAAAAAGAGAGTTGTTAAGGTGGAAGCTGTAGGCCAGGCCCACATCAAAGCTTCTTTTAACAATATCATCATTTCCATTACCAATAATTCAGGTCAGGTGATCTCCTGGGCCTCTGCCGGTAAAATGGGCTTCAGAGGTTCTAAGAAGAACACTCCTTATGCTGCACAAATGGCTGCCCAAAACTGTGGCCAAGTAGCTTATGACTTGGGACTGCGTAAAATCGAAGTGTTTGTAAAAGGTCCAGGTTCTGGTAGAGAGTCTGCAATCAGAACATTGCAGAATGTAGGTCTTGATGTTACTACGATTATTGATGTGACTCCGCTTCCACACAATGGATGTCGTCCTCCAAAACGTAGAAGAGTTTAA
- a CDS encoding DNA-directed RNA polymerase subunit alpha, with amino-acid sequence MSILAFQMPEKVVMEKADDFHGLFTFKPLEKGYGVTIGNALRRILLSSLEGYAITSVKLPGVVHEFSTIEGVVEDVTDIILNLKQVRFKKIHDSIDGKITVEVKNQDVFTAGDIAKFTSSFEVLNPDLVICHLDDSKSFEIELTVEKGRGYLPAEESKPKEQVFGVIPIDAIFTPIKNVKYSVENTRVEQKTDFEKLVLEVSTDGSIHPEKALQESAKILIQHFMLFSDQTMVIDTPGGDSPEPIDEEFLHMRKLLKTPLSDLDLSVRAFNCLKAADVKTLGDLAKLEISDMMKFRNFGKKSLAELEQLIQEKGLQFGMDISKYKLDEE; translated from the coding sequence ATGTCCATACTTGCATTTCAAATGCCCGAAAAAGTGGTGATGGAAAAAGCCGATGATTTCCACGGTTTGTTCACTTTTAAGCCACTTGAAAAAGGTTACGGGGTTACAATTGGTAATGCGCTGAGAAGAATCTTGCTCTCTTCCCTTGAGGGCTACGCCATCACCTCGGTGAAATTACCTGGTGTAGTTCATGAATTTTCAACGATCGAGGGGGTTGTGGAAGACGTAACTGATATTATCCTTAACCTGAAACAGGTGAGGTTTAAAAAGATCCATGATTCCATCGATGGTAAGATCACTGTGGAAGTGAAAAACCAAGATGTTTTTACTGCTGGAGATATCGCTAAGTTCACCTCTTCTTTTGAGGTCTTGAATCCAGACTTGGTCATTTGCCACCTGGATGATTCGAAGAGCTTTGAAATTGAGCTTACTGTGGAGAAAGGTAGAGGATACCTTCCTGCAGAAGAATCAAAACCAAAAGAGCAGGTGTTTGGAGTGATCCCAATCGATGCGATTTTCACTCCTATCAAAAACGTAAAATATAGCGTAGAGAATACAAGGGTAGAACAAAAGACTGACTTTGAGAAATTGGTTCTTGAAGTAAGCACTGACGGTTCTATTCACCCTGAGAAGGCGCTGCAGGAATCTGCAAAGATCTTGATTCAGCACTTTATGTTATTCTCTGACCAAACAATGGTTATTGATACTCCAGGTGGAGATTCTCCTGAACCGATAGACGAAGAATTCCTTCATATGCGTAAGTTGCTTAAAACTCCGCTTAGTGATTTGGACCTATCTGTCAGAGCGTTTAACTGCCTGAAAGCTGCCGATGTAAAAACATTGGGAGACTTAGCAAAACTGGAGATTTCTGACATGATGAAATTCAGGAACTTCGGTAAAAAATCCTTAGCGGAACTGGAACAACTCATCCAAGAAAAAGGACTTCAGTTCGGCATGGACATATCTAAGTATAAACTTGACGAAGAATAA
- the infA gene encoding translation initiation factor IF-1: MAKQASIEQDGTIIEALSNAMFKVELENGHQLIAHISGKMRMNYIKILPGDKVKLEMSPYDLSKGRIVYRYK; encoded by the coding sequence ATGGCTAAACAAGCATCAATAGAGCAGGATGGCACAATCATAGAAGCGTTATCCAACGCGATGTTTAAAGTGGAACTGGAGAATGGACATCAATTGATCGCCCATATATCCGGTAAAATGAGAATGAATTACATAAAGATCTTGCCTGGGGACAAGGTAAAACTCGAAATGTCTCCATATGATCTTTCTAAAGGCAGAATTGTATATCGATATAAATAA
- the epsC gene encoding serine O-acetyltransferase EpsC, which produces MEYRKSFIKKIHDSHKQCPGCPSPRKVQEFFEGVLGVLFPEYAVKILKDTQEIEDKLKYYEVQLQGILGKNKRLIDEESEAVAAAFFDRLSDVYDAIHEDIQAMFEGDPAAKSTTEVIRSYPGFYAIAAYRIAHLLQEQGVSLIPRMITEFAHSKTGIDIHPGASIGRFFCIDHGTGVVIGETTKIGDHVKLYQGVTLGALSVNKEDADIQRHPTIGDHVVIYAGATILGGKTVIGPESVIGGNVWLTKSIPAKSKIYYQTKMYDASAETTDMYVFKNDA; this is translated from the coding sequence ATGGAATACAGAAAATCATTTATAAAGAAAATTCACGATTCCCACAAACAATGCCCTGGATGTCCCTCGCCAAGGAAGGTACAGGAGTTTTTTGAAGGTGTTCTGGGGGTGCTTTTTCCGGAATATGCCGTTAAGATTCTTAAAGATACCCAAGAGATAGAGGATAAGCTCAAGTATTATGAGGTCCAATTGCAAGGGATCTTGGGCAAAAACAAAAGGTTGATTGATGAAGAAAGTGAGGCGGTGGCAGCAGCTTTTTTTGATCGGCTTTCTGATGTTTACGATGCCATTCACGAGGATATTCAGGCGATGTTTGAAGGAGATCCTGCGGCCAAGTCCACTACCGAGGTAATCAGGAGTTATCCCGGGTTTTACGCCATCGCCGCCTACCGGATCGCGCATTTGCTTCAAGAGCAAGGAGTATCCCTTATCCCTCGGATGATTACGGAGTTTGCCCATAGTAAGACAGGGATTGATATTCATCCTGGGGCAAGCATAGGACGCTTTTTTTGCATTGACCATGGTACGGGCGTGGTGATCGGTGAGACCACCAAAATCGGCGATCATGTGAAACTTTACCAAGGGGTTACGTTGGGTGCATTGAGTGTCAATAAGGAAGATGCCGATATTCAGCGTCATCCCACCATAGGAGATCATGTGGTCATTTATGCCGGAGCGACAATTTTGGGTGGAAAAACGGTCATAGGACCAGAAAGTGTCATTGGGGGAAATGTATGGCTGACCAAGAGCATCCCCGCAAAAAGTAAAATCTATTATCAGACCAAAATGTATGATGCCAGTGCAGAGACCACTGACATGTATGTTTTCAAAAATGACGCCTAA
- the ykgO gene encoding type B 50S ribosomal protein L36 — translation MKVKASIKKRSADCKVIRRKGKLYVINKKNPKFKQRQG, via the coding sequence ATGAAAGTTAAGGCATCTATTAAGAAGAGAAGTGCTGACTGTAAGGTGATCAGAAGAAAAGGTAAACTTTACGTCATCAACAAGAAGAATCCTAAGTTTAAACAAAGACAAGGTTAA
- the rplQ gene encoding 50S ribosomal protein L17, producing the protein MRHGKKFNHLGRKASHRKAMLSNMAASLILHKRISTTLAKAKELRKYVEPLVTRAKEDTTHNRRIAFSYLQNKEAIKALFGEVIEKVASRPGGYTRIIKTGFRLGDNAEMCIIELVDFNELMLKEAKPEKKKTRRSRRGSGKSAEAADATTEAKAEGTEEASSEAKEEKAPKAKKKAAEPKAKKEDKAADDKAADGDADSDKETKSE; encoded by the coding sequence ATGAGACACGGTAAGAAATTCAACCACCTTGGTAGAAAAGCTTCCCATAGAAAGGCTATGCTTTCCAATATGGCAGCTTCTCTAATTCTTCACAAGCGTATTTCTACGACGCTTGCCAAGGCCAAGGAATTAAGAAAATATGTAGAGCCTCTAGTGACTAGAGCCAAGGAAGACACTACACATAACAGACGTATTGCTTTCTCTTATCTTCAGAACAAGGAAGCCATCAAGGCACTCTTTGGTGAGGTGATCGAGAAAGTGGCCAGCAGACCTGGTGGATACACGCGAATTATCAAGACTGGATTCCGTCTGGGTGATAATGCCGAAATGTGTATCATCGAATTGGTAGACTTCAACGAATTGATGTTGAAAGAAGCTAAGCCTGAGAAGAAGAAAACCAGAAGAAGCCGTCGTGGATCTGGTAAGTCTGCTGAGGCAGCTGATGCAACCACTGAAGCGAAAGCCGAAGGTACTGAGGAAGCATCTAGTGAAGCTAAAGAGGAAAAAGCTCCTAAAGCCAAAAAGAAGGCAGCCGAGCCGAAGGCTAAAAAGGAAGATAAGGCAGCAGATGATAAGGCTGCTGATGGTGATGCTGATTCAGATAAAGAAACAAAATCTGAATAA
- a CDS encoding FtsB family cell division protein, translating to MAKYLKYTKNFYFIFTVLFVTWMVFIDNNDIISQIKLQAKLNSLEDQKEFYLERKEKIKAEREELLSNYELLEKFARERYLMKKKTEDLYVIVDE from the coding sequence ATGGCCAAATACCTTAAATACACCAAAAACTTCTATTTTATCTTCACGGTACTTTTTGTGACCTGGATGGTATTTATTGATAATAATGATATCATCAGCCAGATAAAGCTACAGGCTAAACTCAATAGTTTGGAAGACCAAAAGGAATTCTATTTGGAGCGAAAGGAAAAAATTAAGGCTGAAAGAGAAGAATTGCTTAGTAATTATGAACTTTTGGAGAAGTTTGCCCGTGAAAGATACTTAATGAAGAAAAAAACTGAAGATCTGTATGTTATCGTTGACGAGTAA
- the rplO gene encoding 50S ribosomal protein L15 produces MKLHTLQPAKGSVKNRKRIGRGQGSGRGGTSTRGHKGAQSRSGYSRKLGFEGGQMPLQRRVPKFGFKNHNRVEYKPINLDVLQSLAEKLDTDSITFDVLVENGLVSKKDVVKVLGRGELTSKLNVSAHYFSASASESIEKLGGTVNKI; encoded by the coding sequence ATGAAATTACATACATTACAACCTGCAAAGGGATCTGTTAAAAACCGTAAGAGAATCGGTAGAGGACAAGGATCCGGTAGAGGCGGTACTTCGACAAGAGGCCACAAAGGTGCTCAGTCAAGATCCGGCTACAGCCGTAAGCTTGGTTTTGAAGGTGGTCAGATGCCCCTTCAAAGACGAGTTCCTAAATTTGGCTTTAAAAACCACAACAGAGTTGAGTACAAACCAATAAATTTAGACGTGTTACAGTCACTGGCTGAAAAGCTTGACACTGACTCCATTACGTTTGATGTACTAGTGGAAAACGGATTGGTTTCTAAAAAAGATGTTGTAAAAGTCCTAGGAAGAGGCGAACTTACGTCTAAATTAAACGTAAGTGCTCATTATTTCTCAGCTTCTGCATCAGAATCCATTGAAAAGCTGGGCGGAACTGTTAACAAGATTTAA
- the secY gene encoding preprotein translocase subunit SecY, with protein sequence MKKFISTVKNIFSIEDLRIRIVNTIGFLVVFRLGSYIVLPGVDPNQLEGSSEGIFGLIDTFLGGAFSNASIFGLGIMPYISASIVLQLLTVGVPYFQKLQKEGESGRKRINQITRVLTILITLAQGIGYIKATIPSDAILVSQVLFMFSSLILLTSGTMFCMWLGEKITEKGIGNGISMLIMIGIISNLPGAILGEVVSKGTSGALLLIIEFFVLFFVVVGVVALTEATRRIPVQYAKQVVGGKVYGGQRQYIPIKVNASGVMPIIFAQSLMFVPALIAQIWSSESDIANYIGSTFSNPTSWQYNLVFALMIILFTFFYTAITVNPEQIAEDMKRNGGFVPGVKPGAPTADFIDNIISRITLPGSVLLALVAIMPAFAMIAGVGNQFAQFYGGTSLLIMVGVIMDTLRQIESYLLMRHYEGMMKSGNMKNNPSNYAVA encoded by the coding sequence ATGAAAAAATTTATCTCAACAGTTAAGAATATCTTTTCTATTGAAGATCTAAGAATCCGTATCGTGAATACAATTGGTTTTCTGGTTGTATTCAGATTGGGTTCTTACATCGTTTTGCCTGGAGTTGATCCCAATCAACTCGAGGGTTCATCGGAAGGGATCTTTGGCTTGATCGATACATTCCTTGGTGGTGCATTCAGTAACGCATCCATCTTTGGCTTAGGTATCATGCCGTATATTTCTGCATCTATTGTGTTGCAATTATTAACTGTTGGAGTGCCTTATTTCCAAAAACTTCAGAAAGAAGGGGAGTCAGGGAGAAAAAGGATCAATCAAATCACACGTGTTTTGACGATTTTGATCACCTTGGCGCAAGGAATAGGGTATATTAAAGCTACTATCCCTAGCGATGCCATTTTGGTAAGTCAGGTATTGTTTATGTTCAGTTCTCTGATTCTGCTTACATCCGGAACGATGTTCTGTATGTGGTTAGGAGAGAAAATTACAGAGAAAGGGATTGGAAACGGTATCTCCATGCTTATCATGATTGGGATCATATCTAACCTGCCAGGGGCAATCCTAGGAGAGGTTGTTTCTAAAGGAACTTCTGGCGCATTATTATTGATCATTGAATTCTTCGTGTTGTTCTTCGTTGTTGTGGGTGTAGTAGCCCTGACGGAAGCTACCAGAAGAATCCCTGTTCAATATGCCAAGCAAGTGGTGGGCGGAAAAGTATATGGTGGACAACGTCAATACATTCCGATCAAGGTCAATGCATCAGGCGTTATGCCAATTATCTTTGCACAGTCCTTGATGTTTGTGCCGGCCCTTATTGCCCAGATTTGGTCATCTGAAAGTGATATTGCCAATTATATTGGCAGCACATTCAGTAATCCTACATCATGGCAGTATAACTTGGTGTTTGCCTTAATGATCATTCTTTTCACTTTCTTTTATACTGCAATCACGGTTAATCCAGAGCAGATAGCGGAAGATATGAAGAGAAACGGTGGGTTTGTTCCTGGCGTAAAGCCCGGTGCACCAACTGCTGACTTTATTGATAATATTATATCCAGAATAACTCTTCCTGGATCTGTACTCTTGGCGCTTGTAGCGATTATGCCTGCCTTTGCCATGATTGCTGGTGTGGGGAACCAATTCGCTCAGTTTTACGGAGGTACCTCCTTGCTGATCATGGTGGGTGTAATCATGGATACATTACGTCAAATCGAAAGCTACCTGCTGATGAGGCATTATGAAGGGATGATGAAAAGTGGTAACATGAAGAACAATCCTTCTAATTACGCAGTAGCATAA
- the carA gene encoding glutamine-hydrolyzing carbamoyl-phosphate synthase small subunit, protein MDKQKATLLLEDGTVFYGTLIGKHGTNGGEICFNTGMTGYQEIYTDPSYTGQIVVTTTSHIGNYGVIDSEAESDGPTIASIVVNSFSEIYSRLDATQSLQEFLESNGITGIADVDTRKLVRHIRSKGAMNAIISSEFDNLEDLQKELDKVPDMAGLELSSKVCTKEPYYVGDENSTIKVACVDYGIKRNILRNLAARGVYCKVFPAKTAVADMEAWQPNAYFLSNGPGDPAVMDYAVETVKEILALNKPVFGICLGHQLLAEAVGIKTYKMHHGHRGINHPIKNLNTGKSEITSQNHGFNIVREDSENHPDIEITHVHLNDNTVAGIKLKDRPAFSVQYHPESAPGPHDSRYLFDDFISLINNN, encoded by the coding sequence ATGGACAAACAAAAAGCAACACTCCTTCTTGAAGATGGTACCGTATTCTATGGTACGTTGATTGGTAAGCATGGTACAAATGGTGGCGAGATCTGTTTTAACACAGGTATGACAGGCTACCAGGAAATCTACACAGACCCGTCTTACACGGGACAAATTGTGGTAACCACGACTTCGCACATTGGTAATTATGGCGTGATCGATTCTGAAGCGGAATCCGACGGGCCTACTATCGCCAGCATTGTGGTCAACAGTTTTTCTGAAATCTACAGTAGGCTCGATGCAACCCAATCCCTTCAGGAATTTCTCGAATCCAATGGCATCACGGGAATCGCTGATGTGGACACTAGAAAATTGGTACGGCATATCCGTTCTAAGGGCGCCATGAACGCTATCATTAGCTCTGAATTTGACAATCTTGAAGACCTGCAAAAAGAGCTTGATAAAGTGCCTGACATGGCTGGCCTTGAGCTGTCTTCCAAAGTCTGCACCAAGGAGCCTTACTATGTGGGGGATGAAAATTCAACCATCAAAGTCGCTTGTGTAGATTACGGTATCAAAAGGAACATTCTTCGTAACTTGGCGGCACGTGGGGTCTACTGCAAGGTGTTTCCTGCGAAAACAGCCGTGGCAGATATGGAGGCTTGGCAACCCAATGCCTACTTCCTTTCCAATGGCCCTGGAGATCCAGCAGTGATGGATTATGCTGTGGAAACGGTTAAAGAAATCCTTGCCCTCAATAAACCGGTCTTTGGAATCTGTCTTGGACATCAATTACTGGCAGAGGCCGTGGGCATAAAAACCTACAAAATGCACCATGGACACCGTGGAATCAATCACCCTATCAAAAACCTGAATACTGGAAAAAGTGAAATTACTTCACAAAACCACGGGTTTAATATCGTGAGGGAGGATAGTGAAAATCATCCTGATATAGAGATTACCCATGTGCACCTAAATGACAATACGGTAGCCGGTATCAAATTAAAGGACCGACCTGCATTCTCAGTGCAATATCACCCAGAATCTGCTCCTGGACCGCATGACTCTAGATACCTCTTTGATGACTTTATTTCTTTAATCAACAATAATTAA
- the rpsD gene encoding 30S ribosomal protein S4 — MARYRGPKAKISRKFGEPIEGQSKALQKKNYPPGQHGRGRRKKQSEYAIQLAEKQKAKYIYGVLERQFAKMFGIASRKQGITGENLLQLLEARLDNTVFRLGIAPTRRGARQLVSHKHILVNGELVNIPSYTLKPGDIVSVRERSKSLEAITSSLAGRANRYSWLEWDNNSLSGKFVSVPVREDIPENIKEQLIVELYSK; from the coding sequence ATGGCTAGATATAGAGGTCCAAAAGCGAAAATTTCTAGAAAATTCGGAGAGCCTATCGAAGGACAGAGCAAGGCACTTCAGAAGAAAAACTATCCTCCTGGTCAACACGGAAGAGGAAGAAGAAAGAAGCAGTCTGAATATGCAATTCAGCTAGCTGAGAAGCAAAAAGCGAAATACATCTACGGTGTATTGGAGCGTCAGTTTGCCAAAATGTTTGGTATTGCTTCCAGAAAACAGGGGATTACAGGTGAAAACCTTCTTCAGTTGTTGGAAGCTCGTCTGGACAACACTGTGTTCAGATTGGGGATTGCCCCGACCAGAAGAGGAGCGAGACAGTTGGTTTCTCATAAGCATATATTGGTAAATGGGGAATTGGTGAACATTCCTTCATATACATTAAAACCAGGTGATATTGTGTCAGTAAGAGAGCGATCTAAGTCGCTTGAGGCGATTACCTCCAGTCTTGCAGGTAGAGCAAACCGTTATTCCTGGTTAGAGTGGGATAATAATTCATTGTCTGGTAAGTTTGTAAGTGTTCCAGTAAGAGAGGACATTCCTGAGAATATCAAGGAGCAACTTATCGTCGAATTATACTCTAAGTAA